CTGGAGGTTGTGGCTTTGGTAGGGAAATGTTAAAGGATGGGGCTTGGTAAAAGAATGTGCTGGAAGCTGAAGGTCCCTATTTGGGGGTAATCTGTTatcattaataaataacaaacTTAACAAGTgattaaaaatgttaataaataaCTATTATCATCATCGAATACAACTATTTaagctttaattattttttgaatttgtttttttctgaTAGCTTTTAAAAAATCAAAGTAATCCCAGAACTAGTTTCACTTTTACCTAATACATCTCAAATATTTCGAATTACCAACAATAAATACTAAAATGTCAGCCACCAACACAAAAACCACCAAATCCGATGTTTTTTTCGTGCCAAACGCGATGGACGCGGAATTTGACAATTTTTGGAAAACGGTTAGCTGTTTCGCGGCCAACAACTTTCCGTTCGAGGAGCGATGTGAGTTCGTAAAGAAAGCGGTGGACTGCAATTCGAGCACGAATGTAATTCCATACATGAGACTGCTGGCCTGCGATCTGAAGTGTATCAATCAGTTCCAGGAAATGATCTTCATCGCCTTGTTCGTGGCGTTCTGCTTTCAGATTTTGGTTATACTAATCTACACGATCAATGTTTAGTAAGTAGCTATCTCTTAGATTGAAATTGAGTGATTTGAATTGCATTTGCAGCTATAGTCCTGCTCTGAAGGCCGTATCCCGATTCCTTCATATGAACGAGCATTTGGCGGGAGTTACCCTGATGGCCTTTGGAAACACTTCCGCCGACCTATTCGCCAACTTGGCCAGCGTTGAACGTCATGTTCCGGTTTTTGCCAACAACTTGTCGTCAGCCCTGTTTGTGATTACGATTTCCGGTGGCCTAATATGCTACATTTCCCCCTTCAAGATGAATTCCTACGAAACGGTCCGCGACATTTTATTTCTTCTCTTAGCGACTTTATTGATGGATTACTTTGCATCGAACCATTTCACATTGAGCTATGATGagttgaaatttttaagtaagCATAATAGCCCAAGTCGATTCCTCTTTTCCGCAAAATTGTAATGGCCTTGGCTTAAAATTTAGTTGTACTCTTGGTTTACATTAGCTACATCATTATCAACGTGGCAGATGTGTACTTATTGCAAAAGACCATAGCCTGTGagtattcatattcatattcatatacATTTGTATTGTTAACAAAGTAAGTTGCTAGCAACGCGTGCCAAAATGCAAAAACTTCTGGATGAGAAGGAAACACCTGAAATAGCATTGAAACTCCAAGAACTCGAGAGAAAGCTGGAGTATTATTCACAGGATACGAGGGTGGAGATTTTGGAAAAAAGCAGTAGTATCTCGATAACCAGAATACGCTACACCACAATGAGAATGATTCGAAATCCCCGTGTTAGCGTTAATCGACGCTACACCCGAACTATGATGCTTGATTACACGCAATCGAAG
This genomic interval from Drosophila mauritiana strain mau12 chromosome 2R, ASM438214v1, whole genome shotgun sequence contains the following:
- the LOC117135459 gene encoding mitochondrial sodium/calcium exchanger protein isoform X1; translated protein: MSATNTKTTKSDVFFVPNAMDAEFDNFWKTVSCFAANNFPFEERCEFVKKAVDCNSSTNVIPYMRLLACDLKCINQFQEMIFIALFVAFCFQILVILIYTINVYYSPALKAVSRFLHMNEHLAGVTLMAFGNTSADLFANLASVERHVPVFANNLSSALFVITISGGLICYISPFKMNSYETVRDILFLLLATLLMDYFASNHFTLSYDELKFLIVLLVYISYIIINVADVYLLQKTIASTRAKMQKLLDEKETPEIALKLQELERKLEYYSQDTRVEILEKSSSISITRIRYTTMRMIRNPRVSVNRRYTRTMMLDYTQSKNQGIFRDFFLALRPIKCQAWKQAELLNRVLLLIRAPAVVICTLYIPLVDYELEKHGWNKLLNAINVVVNPALSISIFLSFMHRKANVLWYISLQNTLMYGAYSFVLTVPFAVFILFHSRTDVPPSYHWVFTIMNLTGSMFLIFLCATEIDTVLEVIGNILSIDDNYMGATVKAFTGNLGTLFANTAVAIHGYPKMAFASAIGGSFFTIVVTGNTVAYVRSLVGNRCDDHIEEYGEIAFIFLNMALFTILLWSTTLGFFARRSMGLYSIGLYVVYLLFVTLVHEEVIHSFSKDVRVKSAFGDI
- the LOC117135459 gene encoding mitochondrial sodium/calcium exchanger protein isoform X2; the encoded protein is MSATNTKTTKSDVFFVPNAMDAEFDNFWKTVSCFAANNFPFEERCEFVKKAVDCNSSTNVIPYMRLLACDLKCINQFQEMIFIALFVAFCFQILVILIYTINVYYSPALKAVSRFLHMNEHLAGVTLMAFGNTSADLFANLASVERHVPVFANNLSSALFVITISGGLICYISPFKMNSYETVRDILFLLLATLLMDYFASNHFTLSYDELKFLIVLLVYISYIIINVADVYLLQKTIASTRAKMQKLLDEKETPEIALKLQELERKLEYYSQDTRVEILEKSSSISITRIRYTTMRMIRNPRVSVNRRYTRTMMLDYTQSKNQGIFRDFFLALRPIKCQAWKQAELLNRVLLLIRAPAVVICTLYIPLVDYELEKHGWNKLLNAINVVVNPALSISIFFFYA
- the LOC117135459 gene encoding mitochondrial sodium/calcium exchanger protein isoform X3; protein product: MSATNTKTTKSDVFFVPNAMDAEFDNFWKTVSCFAANNFPFEERCEFVKKAVDCNSSTNVIPYMRLLACDLKCINQFQEMIFIALFVAFCFQILVILIYTINVYYSPALKAVSRFLHMNEHLAGVTLMAFGNTSADLFANLASVERHVPVFANNLSSALFVITISGGLICYISPFKMNSYETVRDILFLLLATLLMDYFASNHFTLSYDELKFLIVLLVYISYIIINVADVYLLQKTIASTRAKMQKLLDEKETPEIALKLQELERKLEYYSQDTRVEILEKSSSISITRIRYTTMRMIRNPRVSVNRRYTRTMMLDYTQSKNQGIFRDFFLALRPIKCQAWKQAELLNRVLLLIRAPAVVICTLYIPLVDYELEKHGWNKLLNAINVVVNPALSISIFL